The Rahnella aceris genome contains the following window.
ATAAAACGCATACATTTTTGCGTAAATACTGCATCACCAACGGCAAGTGCTTCATCAATAACCAGGATGTCAGCATCCACATGCGCAATGACAGCAAACGCAAGTCGTACATACATTCCGCTTGAATAATTTTTGACTGGCTGATCGATATGCTCGCCAATATCTGCAAATGTTTCAATTAAATGGAATCGTTTCGTCACTTCTTCACGACTTAAGCCATAGAGCGAGGCCGCCATGTAGACGTTGTCACGCCCGGTAAATTCGGGGTTAAAACCTGCCCCCAATTCTAAAAGGGCAGCGACCTTGCCCTGAACAGTGACATTACCAACCGTTGGGTTTAATGTTCCACAAATCATCTGAAGGAGTGTGGATTTACCTGAACCATTGCGGCCAATAATCCCTACAGTTTCCCCTTTGCGTACTTTAAAGGAAACATCCCGTAATGCCCAAAATTCTCTAAAGAAGTTTTTGCGACCACGAAAAAATATTTGTAGGAGGCGATCCCGGGGTTTTTCATAAATTTGATAACATTTCCCCAGACCTTCGACACTAATAGCAATTTCTTCTGTGCGGACATCAATATCTGCAGCCTTAACGTCTATCGAAGAATCGATGGAATTACAAGACATCGGCAAACCCCTTTCTTGTTTTTTGGAACCATGCAAAACCGAGCCAGGCTACCAGGCTACAAGCTGCAAAATAAATGCAGAAAGAACTGATCTTTGGGATCCCACCGAAGTACAGAACGTCGCGCATTTCAGCGATAGCGGGTGCCAGCGGATTCATCTTCAATAAAGGACGATAATGTTCCGGCAATGCTTCAATAGGGAAGAAAATTGGCGATAAAAACATCAGGACTGTCGTCAGTACCGCAACAAGTTGTGAAACGTCGCGTAAATAAACACCCAGGGATGCCAGAGCCCAGCTCACACCAACAGAAAGCAGAACTAATGGAATAATTGTTATCGGGAGTAACAGAATAGTTAAATGCGGAACTCCGACGACGAAAATGTAGAAGATGACCCAGACGATGATGCTGATCATTGCATGAAATAGTGCTGAACCGACCGACACCCAAGGAAGGATTTCTAAAGGGAAAACAACTTTTTTAACATAGTTAGCATTAGCAAGTACCAGACCCGGCGCACGATTGAAACAGTCTGCAAATAAATTGAAAACTATTAGCCCTGCAAACAGTATAAGTGCAAATTCTGTTTTTGACTGACCACCACCTGCCCATCTCGCATTAAATACGACACTAAAAACGAAGGTATAAACGGCCAGCATAAATACAGGGTTAAAAAACGACCAAAGTATACCCAGCATTGAGCCTTTATATCGCCCAACAACTTCCCTTTTGACCAGGTTATAAATTAATGCTCGGTTGCGTACAGCGCTTGCCACGAATTCTCGGGGGGACGCGTTGAAAGATTGCATTAGGCAACTACCTCATAACTCATAAAAACCTCATTATGCTTCTACTATAGGGGGTCTTAATAGACAACACTTTACCCTTAGCCGGTAATTTTAACCCCAAAGTTGGGCTAAAGGATACATGCCTTATGTTGGTTTATCCCCTCAGATAAATCTAACTTGTCGCAGCCCCAATTGGAGGAGGTAACTTTATATGCCAATCGTACAGAAACGCTGCTCTAAGCGGCTTGATAGAGGCAACAAAACTTTCGCTGTCACTTTAGCTCTTTTTTACCTGCATTCCCCACATGTTACCGGTAAAGTAAAGCTGGCCTCTGAGAAGGGCGAAGCAGGGGATTGCTGGCATGTGCGATCAGAATATTGTTATGGCTGCAATAGGTTCACCCTTCGCCATTCTCATGTACAATGCTTGTGTTCATTTGTATGGCTCAGTGCAGTTAAACTCACTGTTTACAGGGGTTTAGACTAAAAACTGGGCGATCAACTATTTCAGACAGGAGTTGCTAATGTCCAAACAACAGATCGGCGTTGTCGGTATGGCGGTCATGGGCCGTAACCTCGCGCTTAACATTGAAAGCCGTGGTTATTCCGTTTCCATTTTTAACCGTTCAGGCGACAAGACTGATGAAGTCATCGCTGAAAATCCGGGTAAAAATCTGGTTCCGCACTACACCGTCGAAGAGTTTGTTGACTCGCTGGAAAAACCTCGTCGTATCTTGCTGATGGTGAAAGCCGGTGAAGCAACTGATAAAACCATCGCATCCCTGACTCCGCACCTGGATAAAGGCGACATCCTGATCGATGGCGGTAACACCTATTACAAAGACACCATTCGCCGTAACCGCGAACTGTCCGAGCAAGGTTTCAACTTCATCGGTACCGGCGTTTCCGGCGGTGAAGAGGGCGCACTGAAAGGCCCGTCTATCATGCCTGGCGGTCAGAAAGAAGCCTACGCGCTGGTAGCACCTATTCTTGAAAAAATCGCAGCCCGCGCTGAGGATGGCGACGCTTGTGTGGCTTACATCGGTGCAGATGGTGCCGGTCACTACGTCAAAATGGTTCACAACGGTATCGAATACGGCGACATGCAGCTGATCGCAGAAGCGTATTCTCTGCTGAAGCAGTCCCTGAACCTGAGCAACGAAGAGCTGGCGACCACCTTTGCTGACTGGAACAAAGGCGAGCTGAGCAGCTACCTGATCGACATCACCAAAGACATCTTCACTAAGAAAGACGAAGAAGGTAAATACCTGGTCGATGTGATCCTGGATGAAGCAGCGAACAAGGGCACCGGTAAATGGACCAGCCAGAGCTCACTGGATCTGGGCGAACCACTGACGCTGATCACCGAGTCTGTGTTTGCCCGTTACTTGTCTTCCCTGAAAGACCAGCGTGTTGCGGCTTCTAAAGTACTGTCCGGCCCGGCGGTGAAACCTTTCTCTGGCGACAAAGCGGAGTTCATCGAGAAAGTGCGTCGTGCTCTGTATCTGGGCAAACTCGTTTCTTACGCGCAAGGCTTCTCACAGCTGAAAGCCGCATCAGATGAGAACAACTGGGATCTGAACTACGGTGAAATCGCGAAGATTTTCCGTGCGGGTTGTATTATTCGTGCACAGTTCCTGCAGAAAATTACCGATGCGTAT
Protein-coding sequences here:
- a CDS encoding ABC transporter permease, which gives rise to MQSFNASPREFVASAVRNRALIYNLVKREVVGRYKGSMLGILWSFFNPVFMLAVYTFVFSVVFNARWAGGGQSKTEFALILFAGLIVFNLFADCFNRAPGLVLANANYVKKVVFPLEILPWVSVGSALFHAMISIIVWVIFYIFVVGVPHLTILLLPITIIPLVLLSVGVSWALASLGVYLRDVSQLVAVLTTVLMFLSPIFFPIEALPEHYRPLLKMNPLAPAIAEMRDVLYFGGIPKISSFCIYFAACSLVAWLGFAWFQKTRKGFADVL
- the gndA gene encoding NADP-dependent phosphogluconate dehydrogenase encodes the protein MSKQQIGVVGMAVMGRNLALNIESRGYSVSIFNRSGDKTDEVIAENPGKNLVPHYTVEEFVDSLEKPRRILLMVKAGEATDKTIASLTPHLDKGDILIDGGNTYYKDTIRRNRELSEQGFNFIGTGVSGGEEGALKGPSIMPGGQKEAYALVAPILEKIAARAEDGDACVAYIGADGAGHYVKMVHNGIEYGDMQLIAEAYSLLKQSLNLSNEELATTFADWNKGELSSYLIDITKDIFTKKDEEGKYLVDVILDEAANKGTGKWTSQSSLDLGEPLTLITESVFARYLSSLKDQRVAASKVLSGPAVKPFSGDKAEFIEKVRRALYLGKLVSYAQGFSQLKAASDENNWDLNYGEIAKIFRAGCIIRAQFLQKITDAYAENASIANLLLAPYFKNIADEYQQALRDVVSYAVQNGIPTPTFSAAINYYDSYRSAVLPANLIQAQRDYFGAHTYKRTDKDGVFHTEWLD